In Salinibacterium sp. ZJ70, one DNA window encodes the following:
- a CDS encoding pyridoxamine 5'-phosphate oxidase family protein produces the protein MTDEENVIEVLDERDCWELLELTPLGRIALAPAGVLDVFPVNYVVHEGAIYFRTAPGTKLVELTVNPHVALEIDGWDDAEAFSVVVKGEAERLEHGVEIDAAEELPLHPWIPTLKYRWVRIRPTSISGRRFRRAPEPDRF, from the coding sequence ATGACCGACGAAGAGAACGTCATCGAAGTGCTCGACGAACGCGACTGCTGGGAGCTGCTGGAGCTGACCCCGCTGGGTCGCATCGCGCTCGCCCCGGCAGGCGTGCTGGATGTGTTCCCCGTGAACTACGTCGTGCACGAGGGCGCCATCTACTTCCGCACCGCCCCCGGAACGAAGCTCGTCGAGCTGACCGTCAACCCGCACGTCGCCCTCGAGATCGACGGATGGGATGACGCCGAGGCGTTCAGCGTCGTCGTGAAGGGCGAGGCCGAGCGCCTCGAACACGGTGTCGAGATCGACGCCGCCGAGGAGCTGCCGTTGCACCCCTGGATCCCGACGCTCAAGTATCGGTGGGTGCGCATCCGCCCCACGTCGATCTCGGGCCGCCGCTTCCGTCGCGCACCCGAGCCCGACCGCTTCTGA
- a CDS encoding LysR substrate-binding domain-containing protein → MPFNSATEPFRVAFVPGVTPGKWEKVWRDRMRRAALELLPLPQDEALSALRAGEAHMALLRDMDADDEFHAIPLYRERPVVVAPKDHAVRAFDELTLADLDGETILDGQDADTIELVAANVGLAIMPMSVARAHSRRDVTSRPLTDAPDTGISLVWRRDADDARLDTFIGIVRGRTANSSR, encoded by the coding sequence GTGCCCTTCAACTCCGCGACCGAACCCTTCCGCGTCGCCTTCGTGCCGGGCGTGACCCCCGGCAAGTGGGAGAAGGTGTGGCGCGATCGGATGCGGCGCGCAGCTCTCGAGCTTCTGCCGCTGCCGCAGGATGAGGCGCTGTCCGCACTGCGCGCGGGCGAGGCGCACATGGCGCTGCTGCGCGATATGGACGCGGATGACGAGTTCCACGCGATCCCGCTCTACCGCGAGCGCCCCGTCGTCGTCGCGCCGAAGGACCACGCGGTGCGGGCGTTCGATGAGCTCACGCTCGCGGATCTCGACGGCGAGACGATCCTCGACGGCCAGGATGCCGACACGATCGAGCTCGTCGCGGCGAATGTCGGACTCGCGATCATGCCGATGTCGGTCGCGCGCGCGCACTCGCGCCGCGACGTGACCTCGCGTCCGCTCACCGATGCACCCGACACGGGCATCAGCCTCGTGTGGCGACGCGACGCCGACGACGCACGCCTCGACACGTTCATCGGCATCGTGCGCGGCCGCACCGCCAACTCCTCGCGCTGA
- a CDS encoding DarT ssDNA thymidine ADP-ribosyltransferase family protein → MRTAPASTSSTSTSRSAVSGAPSSLRLSGRRVFRPTHLRTLGASLEVGALLAGAVPAIDVLSPTARELRSTATVPDGRALSEFVAFSIAQDSTRWQELRSGARGAHWSPAARALRAIDFVILAVPVDALGEDVVFADRDAAAVDTRFASGLEDGTNALRRLHASDPEFRDAELLVPGLVELSDIAIITVANERVRDQVRELFAAGEMRPPRIAVYPPAFQPVDELV, encoded by the coding sequence ATGCGCACCGCACCCGCTTCCACGTCCAGTACGTCGACCTCCCGGAGCGCGGTGAGCGGAGCCCCGTCGTCGCTGCGTCTGTCTGGCCGTCGCGTCTTCCGCCCCACCCACCTGCGCACCCTCGGGGCGTCCCTCGAGGTGGGCGCGCTGCTCGCTGGGGCGGTGCCCGCGATCGATGTGCTCTCGCCGACGGCGCGCGAGCTGCGTTCGACCGCGACGGTTCCGGACGGGCGCGCTCTCTCCGAGTTCGTCGCCTTCTCGATCGCCCAGGATTCGACCCGCTGGCAGGAGCTGCGCAGCGGCGCCCGCGGCGCCCACTGGTCGCCGGCGGCGCGCGCACTGCGCGCGATCGACTTCGTGATCCTCGCGGTGCCGGTTGATGCTCTCGGTGAGGATGTCGTGTTCGCCGATCGCGACGCCGCCGCCGTCGACACGCGCTTCGCATCCGGACTCGAAGACGGCACGAATGCGCTGCGTCGTCTGCACGCGTCCGACCCCGAATTCCGCGACGCCGAGCTGCTCGTGCCCGGCCTCGTCGAGCTCTCGGACATCGCCATCATCACGGTCGCGAACGAGCGGGTGCGCGACCAGGTGCGCGAGCTGTTCGCGGCGGGTGAGATGCGCCCCCCGCGCATCGCCGTCTACCCGCCGGCATTCCAGCCGGTCGACGAGCTGGTCTAA
- a CDS encoding FGGY-family carbohydrate kinase, which yields MTTDDTLALIRDGRAALGIELGSTRIKACLISPAGEVLATGSHTWENELQGGIWTYRLAAVHDGLGAAYADLVATLGEAPTRLSALGVSAMMHGYLAFDAHGELLVPFRTWRNTNAAEGAADLSEALGVNIPVRWSIAHLAQAVIDDEAHLPRLARITTLAGYVHRLLSGRDVLGVGDASGVFPIDPATGDYDEPLLAIAESRLASAGHPLDLRSVLPPVAAAGADAGELTAEGAALLDASGALQAGAPLSPPEGDAGTGMVATNAVRPRTANVSVGTSVFAMVVLEQPLARARREIDIVTTPGGAPVAMVHCNNGSSELGAWMGVFGEFADALGVSASADEIFAAVLRGASTVDADTGVLAYNLVAGEPILGTDDGRPLVVRSPGSPFTLAGFARAQLYTVFAALSLGMATLRSEGVELDGVVAHGGLFRSGEIAQRALAASLDAPVSVGDGASEGGAWGIALLALYRRAVLDGTSDGRDLADWLDAHIFAELQTHTLAPTASEVSAYTTWLERWQSGLSVEHAAIRSIPREGLT from the coding sequence ATGACGACAGACGACACCCTGGCCCTCATCCGCGACGGCCGGGCTGCCCTCGGCATCGAGCTCGGCTCGACGCGCATCAAAGCGTGCCTCATCTCACCCGCGGGCGAGGTGCTCGCGACCGGCTCCCACACGTGGGAGAACGAACTGCAGGGCGGCATCTGGACCTACCGCCTCGCCGCCGTGCACGACGGACTGGGCGCCGCCTACGCCGACCTCGTGGCGACCCTCGGAGAAGCGCCGACACGCCTCTCGGCTCTCGGCGTCTCGGCGATGATGCACGGCTACCTCGCCTTCGACGCGCACGGCGAGCTGCTCGTTCCCTTCCGCACCTGGCGCAACACGAACGCCGCCGAGGGAGCCGCCGACCTCTCCGAGGCGCTCGGCGTCAACATCCCCGTGCGCTGGTCGATCGCGCACCTCGCGCAGGCCGTCATCGACGACGAGGCCCACCTGCCGCGCCTCGCACGCATCACGACGCTCGCCGGCTACGTGCACCGCCTGCTGAGCGGCCGCGACGTGCTCGGCGTCGGCGACGCATCCGGGGTCTTCCCCATCGATCCGGCGACGGGCGACTACGACGAGCCCCTGCTCGCGATCGCCGAGAGTCGACTCGCATCTGCGGGCCACCCCCTCGACCTGCGCAGCGTGCTGCCTCCCGTCGCCGCCGCGGGTGCCGACGCGGGGGAGCTCACCGCCGAAGGCGCCGCGCTCCTCGATGCGAGCGGTGCGCTCCAGGCGGGAGCGCCGCTCAGCCCGCCCGAAGGCGACGCGGGCACCGGCATGGTCGCCACGAACGCCGTGCGCCCCCGCACCGCCAATGTGAGCGTCGGCACGAGCGTGTTCGCGATGGTCGTGCTCGAGCAGCCGCTCGCGCGCGCCCGCCGCGAGATCGACATCGTCACCACCCCGGGCGGTGCGCCCGTCGCGATGGTGCACTGCAACAACGGATCGAGCGAGCTCGGTGCCTGGATGGGCGTGTTCGGCGAGTTCGCCGACGCGCTCGGCGTGAGCGCAAGCGCCGACGAGATCTTCGCCGCCGTGCTGCGCGGAGCGAGCACCGTCGATGCCGACACCGGCGTGCTCGCCTACAACCTCGTGGCCGGCGAGCCGATCCTCGGCACCGACGACGGGCGTCCGCTCGTCGTGCGCAGCCCCGGATCCCCGTTCACGCTCGCCGGGTTCGCGCGCGCGCAGCTGTACACGGTGTTCGCCGCCCTCAGCCTCGGCATGGCGACGCTGCGCTCCGAAGGTGTCGAACTCGACGGCGTCGTCGCGCACGGCGGGCTCTTCCGCTCGGGCGAGATCGCGCAGCGTGCGCTCGCGGCATCCCTCGACGCCCCCGTCTCGGTGGGCGACGGGGCGAGCGAAGGCGGAGCGTGGGGCATCGCGCTCCTCGCGCTCTACCGCCGCGCGGTGCTCGACGGCACATCCGACGGGCGCGACCTCGCCGACTGGCTCGACGCGCACATCTTCGCGGAGCTCCAGACGCACACGCTCGCACCGACCGCATCGGAGGTGTCGGCGTACACGACCTGGCTCGAGCGCTGGCAGTCGGGGTTGAGCGTCGAGCACGCCGCCATCCGCAGCATCCCCAGGGAGGGACTCACGTGA
- the araA gene encoding L-arabinose isomerase: MTSILPDLKSYTVWFLTGSQGLYGEETLRQVAEQSQEVARALGASADVPVTIQWKPVLTGSDAIRRAVLEANADDSVIGLVAWMHTFSPAKMWIAGLDALQKPLLHLHTQANVDLPWGEIDFDFMNLNQAAHGDREFGYIESRLGVPRTTVVGHVSDPEVTARVGTWTRAAAGRAAARTMKLARFGDNMRYVAVTEGDKTEAELRFGVQVNTWGVNDLVARVDAASEADVDALVEEYLASYDVVPELLPGAERHQSLRDGAAIEIGLRSFLEEGGFHAFTTSFEDLGTLTQLPGLAVQRLMADGYGFGAEGDWKTAVLVRVAAVMGAGLPGGASLMEDYTYHLEPGNELILGAHMLEVAPSLSSATASLEVHPLGIGGKDDPVRLVFTADAGPAVVVALSDVRDRFRMVANVVENVELPAPMPNLPVGRAVWKPAPDFRTSATAWLTAGAAHHTVMTTQVGVEAFRDFAKMLGVELLVIDESTTIHGFEQEIRANAAYYRLAQGL, encoded by the coding sequence ATGACCTCCATCCTCCCCGACCTGAAGAGCTACACCGTCTGGTTCCTCACGGGAAGCCAGGGACTCTACGGCGAAGAGACGCTCCGACAGGTCGCGGAGCAGTCGCAGGAGGTCGCGCGTGCGCTCGGCGCATCCGCGGACGTGCCCGTGACGATCCAATGGAAGCCCGTGCTCACGGGATCCGACGCCATCCGTCGGGCCGTGCTCGAGGCGAACGCCGACGACAGCGTCATCGGACTCGTTGCGTGGATGCACACCTTCAGCCCCGCGAAGATGTGGATCGCGGGCCTCGACGCGCTGCAGAAACCGCTCCTGCACCTGCACACCCAGGCGAACGTCGACCTGCCGTGGGGCGAGATCGACTTCGACTTCATGAACCTCAACCAGGCCGCCCACGGCGACCGCGAGTTCGGCTACATCGAATCCCGGCTGGGTGTGCCGCGCACGACCGTCGTCGGTCACGTGTCGGACCCGGAGGTCACCGCCCGCGTCGGAACCTGGACGCGCGCCGCCGCCGGCCGCGCCGCCGCCCGCACCATGAAGCTCGCGCGCTTCGGCGACAACATGCGCTACGTCGCCGTCACCGAAGGCGACAAGACCGAGGCAGAGCTGCGCTTCGGGGTGCAGGTCAACACCTGGGGTGTGAATGACCTCGTGGCACGCGTCGACGCGGCCTCCGAGGCGGATGTCGATGCGCTCGTCGAGGAGTACCTCGCGAGCTACGACGTCGTGCCCGAGCTGCTGCCCGGCGCCGAGCGTCACCAGTCGCTGCGCGACGGCGCCGCGATCGAGATCGGTCTGCGCTCGTTCCTCGAAGAGGGCGGATTCCACGCGTTCACGACCTCGTTCGAAGATCTCGGCACGCTGACGCAGCTCCCGGGCCTCGCGGTGCAGCGCCTCATGGCCGACGGCTACGGCTTCGGGGCGGAAGGCGACTGGAAGACGGCCGTGCTCGTGCGGGTCGCCGCGGTCATGGGGGCGGGCCTGCCCGGCGGCGCGAGCCTCATGGAGGACTACACGTACCACCTCGAGCCCGGCAACGAGCTCATCCTCGGCGCCCACATGCTCGAGGTCGCGCCGTCGCTCTCGAGCGCCACGGCCTCGCTCGAAGTGCATCCGCTCGGCATCGGCGGCAAGGACGACCCCGTGCGCCTCGTGTTCACGGCCGACGCTGGCCCCGCCGTCGTCGTCGCGCTCTCGGATGTGCGCGACCGGTTCCGGATGGTGGCGAACGTCGTCGAGAACGTGGAGCTTCCGGCTCCCATGCCGAACCTGCCCGTGGGTCGCGCCGTCTGGAAGCCGGCACCCGACTTCCGCACCTCGGCGACCGCATGGCTCACGGCGGGCGCCGCCCACCACACCGTCATGACGACCCAGGTGGGAGTGGAGGCGTTCCGCGACTTCGCGAAGATGCTCGGCGTCGAACTGCTTGTGATCGACGAATCCACCACGATCCACGGATTCGAGCAGGAGATCCGCGCGAACGCCGCCTACTACCGGCTCGCCCAGGGGCTGTAG
- a CDS encoding DMT family transporter: protein MIVVAGLVSAIVYGVSDFLGGLAARRIPAILVSLVSFVVATVPIAIATPLVGSVWSTEAVVLGVLAGIVGAAAIWGFFAALAIGPMSVISPTVAAVAALVPAVGGILQGERFTALGYLALAALIVAAVLLGVTEEQSGGRLGVRALVLALLSGLGFGGYNVVMELTPPESELAPLLVDLVVGAAMFALIVVGIRMRRGTAFPVRSADRGGLRLAAYSGVLLAIANAVLVWGLHQGQLAIMGVLSALYPLGTVLLALVVLHERLRLVQWVGVALALTASVALVFV, encoded by the coding sequence ATGATCGTCGTCGCGGGGCTGGTGAGCGCGATCGTCTACGGGGTCTCGGACTTTCTCGGCGGGCTCGCGGCGCGCCGCATCCCGGCGATCCTGGTGAGTCTGGTGAGCTTCGTCGTGGCGACGGTGCCGATCGCGATCGCGACACCGCTCGTCGGTTCGGTGTGGTCGACGGAGGCGGTCGTGCTGGGGGTTCTCGCGGGCATCGTGGGCGCCGCGGCGATCTGGGGCTTCTTCGCCGCTCTCGCGATCGGCCCGATGAGCGTCATCTCGCCGACCGTCGCCGCTGTTGCGGCGCTCGTGCCCGCGGTGGGCGGCATCCTGCAGGGCGAGCGCTTCACGGCGCTCGGGTACCTCGCGCTCGCCGCGCTCATCGTCGCGGCGGTTCTGCTGGGCGTGACGGAGGAGCAATCCGGCGGGCGGCTCGGCGTGCGTGCACTGGTGCTCGCGCTGCTGTCGGGGCTCGGGTTCGGCGGCTACAACGTGGTCATGGAGCTGACCCCGCCGGAGTCGGAGCTCGCGCCGTTGCTCGTCGACCTCGTGGTGGGGGCGGCGATGTTCGCGCTCATCGTGGTCGGCATCCGGATGCGGCGCGGGACCGCGTTCCCGGTGCGCTCGGCCGACCGCGGGGGCCTTCGGCTCGCGGCGTACTCGGGCGTGCTGCTGGCGATCGCGAACGCCGTGCTCGTGTGGGGGCTGCACCAGGGGCAGCTTGCGATCATGGGGGTGCTGAGCGCCCTCTACCCTCTCGGCACCGTGCTGCTCGCGCTCGTCGTGCTGCACGAGCGGCTGAGGCTCGTGCAGTGGGTGGGTGTGGCGCTCGCGCTCACGGCATCCGTGGCTCTGGTGTTCGTGTGA
- a CDS encoding DUF5997 family protein, with amino-acid sequence MTDSEPREDRRQQPKPPKSQFLSAKTAAKKLGIYLPAAPAEFQESQHSRDELAALQADPPAWLQSLRVDGPHPRDEVSRRLGVTNSSLARSGVADAMTTDEIKALLADPPQWLIDERRRTNP; translated from the coding sequence ATGACCGATTCCGAGCCCCGCGAGGACCGCCGCCAGCAGCCCAAGCCCCCCAAGTCCCAGTTCCTCTCGGCGAAGACCGCGGCGAAGAAGCTCGGCATCTACCTGCCGGCGGCTCCCGCCGAGTTCCAGGAGAGCCAGCACTCGCGCGACGAGCTCGCCGCACTGCAGGCCGACCCGCCCGCGTGGCTGCAGAGCCTCCGGGTCGACGGACCGCACCCGCGCGACGAGGTGTCGCGTCGCCTCGGCGTCACCAACTCGAGCCTCGCCCGCTCGGGCGTCGCGGATGCGATGACGACCGATGAGATCAAGGCGCTCCTCGCCGATCCGCCGCAGTGGCTCATCGACGAGCGTCGTCGCACCAACCCCTGA
- the gltX gene encoding glutamate--tRNA ligase — protein sequence MSLPFSQATGADVRVRFCPSPTGTPHVGMVRTALFNWAYARHTGGKLVFRIEDTDAARDSEESYQQLIEALTWLGIDWDEGVEKGGPHGPYRQSQRTQIYLDLIEKLKASGHLYESFVTPEEMEARNVANGRDPRQGYDNFERDLTEAEREAFRAEGRAPSLRLRVPDSDLTFHDLIRGEITFPAGSFTDFVVVRPNGAPLYTFVNPVDDALMGITHVFRGEDILSSTPRQIALYLALIEAGVTDFIPQFAHMPLVYGEGAKKLSKRDPESNLFHHRERGYIPEGLLNYLALLGWSIAADRDVFTTREFVEAFDIRDVNPNPARFDQKKADSINGDHIRMLAADEFAARIVPYLDGYVSNPPTDAEAAILAEAAPLVQERMTVLSEARDMLAFLFTADDELEFAADALPKNVDEAIAVLDASAAALGALDTFGRAEIEEALRAALLAPEEEGGMGLKPRLAFGALRTAVSGRRISPPLFESMEILGKDSTLARIERFRATL from the coding sequence ATGTCGCTTCCCTTCTCTCAGGCCACCGGCGCCGACGTTCGCGTGCGGTTCTGCCCGTCTCCTACCGGCACCCCCCACGTGGGCATGGTGCGCACCGCACTCTTCAACTGGGCGTACGCCCGTCACACGGGCGGCAAGCTCGTGTTCCGCATCGAAGACACGGACGCCGCACGCGACTCGGAGGAGAGCTACCAGCAGCTCATCGAGGCGCTCACCTGGCTCGGCATCGACTGGGATGAGGGTGTCGAGAAGGGCGGACCTCACGGGCCGTACCGCCAGTCGCAGCGCACCCAGATCTACCTCGACCTGATCGAGAAGCTGAAGGCATCCGGGCACCTCTACGAGTCGTTCGTGACTCCGGAGGAGATGGAGGCGCGGAACGTCGCGAACGGCCGCGACCCGCGCCAGGGCTACGACAACTTCGAGCGCGACCTCACCGAGGCCGAGCGTGAGGCGTTCCGCGCCGAAGGGCGAGCGCCGAGCCTGCGTCTGCGTGTGCCGGATTCCGACCTCACGTTCCACGATCTCATCCGCGGCGAGATCACCTTCCCTGCCGGGTCGTTCACCGACTTCGTCGTGGTGCGCCCGAACGGTGCGCCGCTGTACACGTTCGTGAACCCGGTGGATGACGCGCTCATGGGCATCACGCACGTGTTCCGCGGCGAGGACATCCTGTCGTCGACGCCGCGCCAGATCGCGCTGTACCTGGCGCTCATCGAGGCGGGTGTCACCGACTTCATCCCGCAGTTCGCGCACATGCCGCTCGTCTACGGCGAGGGTGCGAAGAAGCTGTCGAAGCGCGATCCCGAGTCGAACCTGTTCCACCACCGCGAGCGCGGCTACATCCCCGAGGGCCTGCTCAACTATCTGGCGCTGCTCGGATGGTCGATCGCGGCCGACCGCGACGTGTTCACGACCCGTGAGTTCGTGGAGGCGTTCGACATCCGCGACGTGAACCCCAACCCGGCCCGCTTCGACCAGAAGAAGGCCGACTCGATCAACGGCGACCACATCCGCATGCTCGCGGCCGACGAATTCGCGGCGCGCATCGTGCCGTACCTCGACGGGTATGTGTCGAACCCGCCGACGGACGCCGAGGCGGCGATCCTCGCCGAGGCGGCGCCGCTCGTGCAGGAGCGCATGACGGTGCTGAGCGAGGCGCGCGACATGCTCGCGTTCCTGTTCACCGCGGATGACGAGCTCGAGTTCGCCGCCGACGCGCTGCCGAAGAATGTGGACGAGGCGATCGCCGTGCTCGACGCCTCGGCTGCCGCGCTCGGTGCTCTCGACACCTTCGGTCGCGCGGAGATCGAGGAGGCGCTGCGTGCGGCCCTTCTCGCCCCCGAGGAGGAGGGCGGTATGGGCCTCAAGCCCCGCCTCGCCTTCGGTGCCCTGCGCACCGCCGTCTCGGGTCGCCGCATCAGCCCGCCGCTCTTCGAGTCGATGGAGATCCTCGGCAAGGACTCGACGCTCGCCCGCATCGAGCGCTTCCGCGCCACGCTCTAG
- a CDS encoding M28 family metallopeptidase, with protein MKAPRKTLMSAGALATGVILSLGLASPAAAGGPGHGGGHGHGGPGNGHGPGGKGDTTSQTLRNAVSATSIQKHLEALQRIADENGGNRASGTAGHEASAAYIEKVLKRTGAYNVERQPFSYDLVTVERAEFVKLTPDPVDFVIEEDFYPMEYSGEGAVEGAVVTPVDVNLEGDRANTSGCEAEDFADFPAGSIALVQRGSCNFAVKATNAQAAGAAGVIIFNQGNDDPADDRFGVLIGTLGAADYTIPVVGASFAVGEGFALAAESTASIIFETSTSTVETFNVIATSKKGDPTKQAVIGAHLDGVHEGPGINDNGSGSAGILEVAVKLAETKSTPKNQLRFAWWSGEEDGLQGSNYYVSQLTEEQAANTALNLNFDMIGSPNAVRFVYDGDGDAFGDAGPEGSAEIEKLFTDYFTSQGLATEPTAFDGRSDYFAFIEAGIPAGGLFTGAEDIKSEEQAAIFGGTAGEAFDPCYHQACDDISNIDLVVLEQMADAAAHAVHTVGQVTTKQWHGHKGPKGPKGGHHWDGHGMKGPHGGHGHHGHAGHGGKHGGGKS; from the coding sequence GTGAAAGCACCACGTAAGACGCTCATGTCGGCAGGAGCACTCGCCACGGGTGTGATCCTGAGTCTCGGACTCGCCAGCCCCGCGGCGGCGGGAGGCCCCGGACACGGAGGCGGCCACGGGCATGGAGGCCCGGGCAACGGCCACGGTCCAGGGGGCAAGGGCGACACCACGTCGCAGACGCTCCGCAACGCCGTCAGCGCCACATCGATCCAGAAGCACCTCGAGGCGCTGCAGCGCATCGCCGACGAGAACGGCGGCAACCGCGCCTCCGGAACCGCCGGCCACGAGGCATCCGCCGCATACATCGAGAAGGTGCTCAAGAGGACGGGCGCCTACAACGTCGAGCGCCAGCCGTTCAGCTACGACCTCGTCACCGTCGAGCGTGCGGAGTTCGTGAAGCTGACCCCGGATCCCGTGGACTTCGTGATCGAAGAGGACTTCTACCCGATGGAGTACTCGGGTGAGGGTGCTGTCGAGGGTGCCGTCGTCACACCGGTGGATGTGAACCTGGAAGGCGACCGCGCCAACACCTCCGGATGTGAGGCGGAGGACTTCGCCGACTTCCCGGCGGGCAGCATCGCCCTCGTCCAGCGCGGATCGTGCAACTTCGCGGTGAAGGCCACGAACGCGCAGGCTGCGGGCGCGGCGGGCGTGATCATCTTCAACCAGGGCAACGACGACCCGGCTGACGACCGATTCGGGGTGCTCATCGGAACCCTCGGTGCGGCGGACTACACGATCCCCGTGGTCGGTGCGAGCTTCGCCGTGGGTGAGGGCTTCGCGCTCGCCGCAGAGTCGACCGCGTCGATCATCTTCGAGACCAGCACCTCCACGGTCGAGACGTTCAACGTGATCGCGACGAGCAAGAAGGGCGACCCCACGAAGCAGGCGGTCATCGGCGCACACCTCGACGGCGTGCACGAGGGCCCCGGCATCAACGACAACGGCTCCGGATCCGCTGGCATCCTCGAGGTGGCGGTGAAGCTGGCCGAGACCAAGTCGACGCCCAAGAACCAGCTGCGCTTCGCATGGTGGTCGGGCGAGGAGGACGGCCTGCAGGGCTCGAACTACTACGTCTCCCAGCTCACGGAGGAGCAGGCGGCGAACACCGCGCTCAACCTCAACTTCGACATGATCGGCTCGCCCAACGCGGTGCGCTTCGTGTACGACGGCGACGGGGATGCGTTCGGCGATGCGGGCCCGGAGGGTTCGGCCGAGATCGAGAAGCTGTTCACCGACTACTTCACCTCGCAGGGTCTCGCGACCGAGCCGACGGCGTTCGACGGTCGCAGCGACTACTTCGCGTTCATCGAGGCGGGCATCCCTGCGGGCGGCCTCTTCACGGGAGCCGAGGACATCAAGTCCGAGGAGCAGGCGGCGATCTTCGGCGGCACCGCCGGTGAGGCCTTCGACCCCTGCTACCACCAGGCGTGCGACGACATCTCGAACATCGACCTCGTCGTGCTCGAGCAGATGGCGGACGCCGCGGCGCACGCCGTGCACACCGTCGGCCAGGTGACGACGAAGCAGTGGCACGGGCACAAGGGACCGAAGGGCCCCAAGGGCGGTCACCACTGGGACGGCCATGGCATGAAGGGTCCGCACGGCGGGCACGGGCACCACGGTCACGCTGGTCACGGCGGCAAGCACGGAGGAGGCAAGAGCTGA
- a CDS encoding L-ribulose-5-phosphate 4-epimerase, whose translation MTAFSADVDAAIEKVRQDVARLHSELTRYGLVIWTGGNISGRVPGADLFVIKPSGVDYDELAPDNMILCDLDGAVIPGTPGSDRSPSSDTAAHAYVYRNMPNVGGVVHTHSTYATAWAARGEAIPCVITGMADEFGGEIPVGPFAIIGDDSIGRGIVATLDGHRSRAVLMQNHGVFTIGKDAKDAVKAAVMCEDVARTIHISRQLGEPLPIPQESIDALFDRYQNVYGQKPQGALG comes from the coding sequence GTGACCGCATTCAGCGCCGACGTCGACGCCGCCATCGAGAAGGTCCGCCAGGATGTCGCGCGGCTCCACAGCGAGCTCACGCGCTACGGCCTCGTCATCTGGACAGGCGGCAACATCTCCGGCAGGGTCCCGGGTGCCGACCTGTTCGTCATCAAACCGAGCGGCGTCGACTACGACGAGCTCGCCCCCGACAACATGATCCTCTGCGACCTCGACGGCGCCGTGATCCCCGGCACCCCCGGCTCCGACCGCAGCCCCTCGAGCGACACCGCCGCGCATGCGTACGTCTATCGGAATATGCCGAACGTCGGCGGCGTCGTGCACACCCACTCCACCTACGCGACCGCGTGGGCCGCACGCGGAGAGGCGATCCCGTGCGTCATCACCGGCATGGCCGACGAGTTCGGCGGCGAGATCCCCGTCGGCCCGTTCGCCATCATCGGCGACGACTCCATCGGCCGCGGCATCGTCGCGACCCTCGACGGCCACCGTTCGCGCGCCGTGCTCATGCAGAACCACGGCGTCTTCACGATCGGCAAGGACGCCAAGGACGCCGTCAAGGCCGCCGTCATGTGCGAAGACGTGGCCCGCACGATCCACATCTCCCGCCAGCTCGGCGAGCCCCTCCCGATCCCTCAGGAGAGCATCGACGCTCTCTTCGACCGATACCAGAACGTCTACGGACAGAAACCGCAAGGAGCACTCGGATGA
- a CDS encoding sulfite exporter TauE/SafE family protein → MTDTRAPYAALIGIGILAGFASGLFGVGGGVLIVPGLVLLAHFEHKRATGTSLVAIVPIAITAMVSYLVAGNVAWEVALPIAVGMIIGGAIGSWLLARLPTKAIAWAFIVVLVVVAIQLLLDEPARGAQVTVGAVEILLFGLFGLAAGIVSGLVGVGGGIIIVPALQVGWGLSDLVAKGASLVAIVPSAIITSVQNHRRGHTDIRSGLIVGVAGAVTSVLGAWVANVIDARAGSIVFGVFLLLVAAQMVQKRLAARGKRE, encoded by the coding sequence GTGACGGATACTCGCGCACCGTACGCGGCGCTCATCGGCATCGGAATCCTCGCGGGCTTCGCATCGGGACTGTTCGGGGTGGGCGGGGGGGTGCTCATCGTGCCGGGGCTCGTCCTGCTCGCGCACTTCGAGCACAAGCGCGCCACCGGAACGTCGCTCGTGGCGATCGTGCCGATCGCGATCACGGCGATGGTGTCCTACCTGGTCGCGGGCAACGTCGCGTGGGAGGTGGCTCTGCCGATCGCCGTGGGCATGATCATCGGCGGTGCGATCGGCAGCTGGCTGCTGGCTCGCCTGCCCACGAAGGCGATCGCGTGGGCGTTCATCGTGGTGCTCGTCGTGGTGGCGATTCAGCTGCTGCTCGACGAGCCGGCCAGGGGCGCCCAGGTGACGGTCGGCGCCGTCGAGATCCTGCTGTTCGGCCTGTTCGGGCTGGCCGCCGGCATCGTGTCGGGGCTCGTGGGCGTCGGCGGGGGCATCATCATCGTGCCGGCGCTGCAGGTGGGCTGGGGGCTCAGCGATCTGGTCGCCAAGGGCGCGTCCCTGGTGGCGATCGTGCCGTCGGCCATCATCACCTCGGTGCAGAACCATCGCCGGGGTCACACGGACATCCGATCCGGTCTCATCGTGGGCGTCGCGGGCGCGGTCACGTCGGTGCTCGGGGCGTGGGTGGCGAATGTCATCGATGCGCGGGCCGGCTCGATCGTGTTCGGGGTGTTCCTGCTGCTGGTGGCGGCGCAGATGGTGCAGAAGCGCCTCGCGGCCCGCGGGAAGCGCGAATAG